The window cagcagtgtaacccaccccctggggcacaaacacaggggggtttggtggcccctgtgctgagccccacgtggtgcccccgaggccaaaggaaaaggaagggacaaacctgttggtgcagatgatggcacagtctgggccagagtggggggctcctcctggacagggtctgctcctcctctggatcccttgagtggttccccaagtccccaaagcccaagattccatcccctgaggtgcaggtgggagtccccagtgcctcccccagggcagggagttccaccctgggggatctgactctggcagtcaggggggattttggactcgttgctggcccatgggcagagctgagccctcaggtgggtgtggaggtgccaaggagtccctgcagggcagttctcccagctcctctgccaggcttctttcccagccagctcccagcctgagggctcagctgtgccctgggcagctgctgccaatgggcccttgggaacagttgctgggcaatggcccagagggtttggaatgcccagctttggtcacccccacacagggacagactgggcccacctgctggaCTGGGACAGTTTGTGGCATCCCCACGTGAGCCTCTGAGCGTGGTCATTGCAgtgggaggggagcaggagcacTGAAGGCCACCCCTTGTCTTCCAGCTGCCTTCACCATGATCGGCACCTCGAGCCACCTGTCAGACAAGTGCTCTCAGTTCGCCATCCCCTCGCTCTGCCACTACGCCTTCCCCTACTGCGACGACACGGCGGCGGCGCCCAAGCCGCGCGACCTGTGCCGCGACGAGTGCGAGCTGCTGGAGAACGTGCTGTGCCAGACCGAGTACATCTTCGCCAGGTCCAACCCCATGATCCTCATGAGGCTGAAGCTGCCCAACTGCGAGGACCTGCCGCAGCCCGACAGCCCCGAGGCCGCCAACTGCATCCGCATTGGCATCCCCATGGCCGACCCCATCAACAAGAGTGAGTGAGGAACACCTGGGTCTGTCAAAGTGCTGCTGGGCAAAGGTTGGGGCTTCCCATCAACCAATGAGTGAGGAGGGTGTAGGTCTCCATCGAAAACTGCTGGGCAAAGGTTGGGGCTTCCCATCAACCAGTGAGTGAGAAACATCTGGGTCCATCCAAAACTGCTGCTGGGCAAAGGTTGGGGCTTCCCATCAGCAAATCTGGGTTTCCATCCAGAAGTGCTGCTGGGGGCTTCCCAATGAGTGAGGAGGATGTGGGTCTCCATCAAAAACTGCTGGGCAAAGGTTGGGGCTTCCCATCAAGAGTGAGTGAGGAACATCTGGGTTTCCATCAAAAACTGCTGCTGGGCAAAGTTTGGGGCTTCCCATCAAGAGCGAGTGAGGAACATCTGGGTTTCCATCCAGAAGTGCTGCTGGGCAAAGGCTGGGGCTTCCCATCAAGAGTGAGTGAGGAACATCTGGGTTTCCATCCAGAAGTGCTGCTGGGCAAAGATTGGGTCTGTAGGACTTtgtcctgtgggagggacccccagggagcagggcaaggaTTGCAGCttctctccctgagcagcagcacaaacaacAACTGATTGTGACCCCCATTGCCATCTCCCTGCACCACCGATGGGGAGGAAGTAGAACTTGGAAGGAGGGAGGGTGGAGGAAGGTGGTTTTGaggtttattttacttctctgaTCCTGTCAGTAGTTACATTGAATTGATATCCCCActctgagtctgttttgccctcGATGGTGATGGGTGAGGGATCTCAACTCATGAACTCCTGGTTGTATTTTCTCCCCCTCCAGTGGGGTGACCAGGTCAACCCCCTACAACCCCCAACTCTCTCCTTggtttcctctccttccccagatCACAGATGCTACAACGGCACGGGCGTGGATTACCGGGGCACGGCGAGCGTGACGCGCTCGGGGcggcagtgccagccctggaaCTCGCAGtacccacacacccacaccttCACTGCCATCAGGTACCCCGAGCTCAACGGGGGGCACTCCTACTGCCGCAACCCCGGCAACCAGAAGGACGCGCCGTGGTGCTTCACCCTGGATGAGAACTTCAAGTCCGAGCTCTGCGACGTCCCCGCGTGCGGTAAccgctgggctgggctgggattccttctggggtgggaagggggagCTGTTGTAGGAGTTTTGTGtgatatcctgagttggaagggacccatgaggATCAGCATCCCAGCTCTGAAGTGAATGGGCCATCTGGGGAGCAAACCCATGGCCTGGGTGTTGTTGGTGCTGTGGGCTGACCAGCAGAGCTTATCTCAGGGTCATGTCCTGCCCAAGGGAAGCTTGGGGAGATGTGCACCAAGTGTCTCTTGAATCCATGGAAAGAGAGGTGAGGTGTGGGGAACGCCGATGGAGTGTTTGGAACTGAAGGTACACCAAGTGTCTCTTGAATCCATGGAAAAAGAGTTACAGGGAAGGCTGATGGAGTGTTTGGAACTGAAGGTACACCAAGTGACTCTTGAATCCATGGAAAAAGAGATACAGGGAAGGCTGATGGAGTGTTTGGAACTGAAGGTACACCAAGTGACTCTTGAATCCATGGAAAAAGAGATATAGGGAAGGCTGACTGCATGTTTGGAACTGAAGGTACATCAAGTGTCTCTTGAATCCATGGAAAGAGAGGTGTGGGAAAGGCTGACTGCATGTTTGGAACTAAAGGCACAATGTCCCTGCTCCAAGGAGACCTCTGAGCACTTACTGCCCCTGCAGCTGATAAAGTGGTGCCATGGAAATAATTCCCTGGGGAATTACCTGCACCTTGGCAGCCCAAGTGTCCCTCCCTTTCCAGGTTGCTGTTGCAATCAGTGCAACTCATTAGTCCAAATTAAGgcatagaatcaaagaatcctTTAGGTCGGGAAGGGCTCTAAAgacatcgagtccaaccatcccccagctctgccaaggccaccactgaccatgtccccaagtgccacatccacagggcttttaaatccctgcagggatgggcactccacccctgccctgggcagctgtgccagggctggtcAGCCCTTTCCAGGGGGAGATTTCCCTCCTATCAGTCTAAGTGTCTCCTGCTGTgacttgaggccattccctctgctcctgtccctgttccctggagcagagcccgaccccccagttcccccctcctggcagggattgcagagccagaaggtgccccctgagcctccttttctccaggctgagcccccccagctccctcagcccctcctgctgctccagccccttcccagctccctcagcccctcctgctgctccagcccctttccagctccctcagcccctcctgctgctccagccccttcccagctcctttccagcccctcctgctgctccagccccttcccagctcctttccagcccctcctgctgctccagccccttcccagctccttcccagcccctcctgctgctccagccccttcccagccctgtcccttccctggacatgctccagcccctcagtgacTTCTTGTGCTGAGGGGCCCAGCAccaaggaggggtttggggATGCACATGATCCAGCCCAGACTGTCTGCCTTCCCCCTGATCTCCTCCTTCAgtaaaaacataatttatatCCCATTTTGGCATCGTTTCCCATCTTCCCATTAATTGGAAAAGACTCTGGAGCAGCCTCAGAAAATGTCTCACAGCAGGAATGTTCATAACCATCACcacaaaacatttaatttggTGCTGGCTGTGGAGCAGCAACATCAAAGGTACCTCCTTTCCAAGGGCAGAGAGAATGGTACAGTGACTTAAAAGTTTGGGTGAAACTTTGTACCCTGAATTTCCATAACATTTCTGGGTGCATTTCTGGCATGTCCCTGCAAAGAGCTGTGGTTTTTATTTGGCTCGTTATcaatattgttatttttacagATGAAACAATGAGATCCCATTGGTTCAGGTCTTCCATTGGCTTCCCAGAAGAAACAGAATCAAACTAGAGCTGAATCTcccatttttgttcattttgttcaaaaccaaaatgcagccagggcagctctgtAAGCACAGGATGAAAACTCAGCTTGATTTAAACCTGCCAAGATCACCTCTAGTTTTCAAACAaggcctgagctgtgctggcagtgctggttgaACAGGTTGGGTTTGGTCATCTCCGAGGGCTTTTCCACCCTCGGCAATTCTGGGATTCTGCTTTATGGTGTTAATTACCAAaacctctccctgctgccttaAATGGTCCTCACTGTGCAGTTGTGTGGCTTTGTTATTCTAAATACAAACAGAGCTGGATCAGGTGAGCAgtaatttaattattaaatgCTAATCTGCCTGCTAAAACCAGACTTAATTCTGCTGGGTTTGCACTGCCTGAAAGAGCCATTTCAGGCACATTTTAATCAACATTGTGCATTGTGCCTCACCAGGATGGGAAGTGGATTTAATTAGGGTGGCTCCCAAGAAACCCATTAACCTAATGAGGCTTCACCACAGGGGGGCTGCTACTTAATAAGAAGAATAATTGCCTTAGAGTGGAGCAGCCCAGGTGATGAGCTGGTGGCCAGGTCTCCGTGGGCCTCGTGGTGCTGtgtcctctccttctccttctctcctccttctctccttctccttctctccttctctccttcttctccttctctccttcttctccttctctccttcttctccttctctccttctccttctctccttctccttctctccttctccttctctccttctctccttctctccttctctccttctctccttctctccttctctccttctctccttctctccttctctccttctctccttctctccttctctccttctctccttctctccttctctccttctctccttctctccttctctccttctctccttctctccttctccttcttctccttcttctccttcttctccttcttctccttcttctccttcttcttcttcttcttcttcttctcctcctcctccttcttctcctcctccttctcctcctcctccttctcctcctccttctcctccctccccctgcatCCCCCAGGTCAGCCTGATGGTGGGGAGGTGGGAACCACATCTCCTGAGCAGGAGGTTCAGCAAAGACAAACCCAAGGAGGTtctggaggagaagggaagggcagtgatggtgtgtctgtgctgggaaaCCCACAGTGGCTCCATGCTGGACTTTCACTGGCCATGAGACAAATCCCTGCCCTTCTGGACACAGGGAGAAGGTGCTTTGGTCCTCTCCTGCTTCCTGAATGCTGTAGAAGTGTTTGGGCTCCCTCTCCTCCCAATTAAAAACCAGATGGCACCACTTCATCTAAAAAGAGGAGCGTGGGTGGGGCAGGACAGTGAAAGGACAAAGTGACATCCAGGACCAACGGAATTTCACCTCTGTCACAATTTGAGTCAGGCCAAGCTTCAGATCAAGGTCATGTTGAATGAAGTGCATAAAAATATCTGAGCACTGGGACAAATCCAGCCTGGACAACACAGACATGCTGATGGGAATGGCCCTGTAGAATAACCAAACCCTCCCCATCATGCCAGAgtgtgctcagcctggcactgccactggcaTTCCCCATCTCCTGGGACACAGCCACGGGTCCTGCAGCTTCTTGGGGTGTAATCCAAGTGTGATGGTGCCCTGAGCCTTAGGAATgctcctgggaagcagcagagcagctttcccTGGAAAACCAGAGCCAGGAGTGCCTCATGTCCTGGGCAGTGGCAGAAAGGGGGGTCATGGTTCTAAAATTAATCCCTGAGTGCAAGAGGGAGCAAATATCCCTGGAGCTCTGACACGGTGTCAGCTGAGTGGCTTCCCCACCTCTTCCAGACCCTCCTCTTTGATCCCTGCTCTGGTTTTCCCTTCAGctccctctgctgtgccctctgtgccagtgTTTGCCACCCTGCTCAGCTGACACTCACCATGCAGTtgggagaggtttgggtttCCCATTAGCCCATTAATCCTATTAGGACCAAGTCCTCATTTTATTTTAGTCCTCCTTTATTTTAGGATTATGCTGCATCTTTTGTCTGTGTTCAGACCTTTTGAACTCCTTTCCTGACTTCCTGGGCTAAAACCCAGGACTGTTGTCTGGATTTCTTGCCAGTTCTGTGCAATTCCTCCCATGTGCCAGAtgttctccctttctcctgGTCTGGAGTCTCCAAttgtcctgctcctgcagctaAAACTAGCTGGAAAAGCAGGTTTTAGGCACTCTTGTTGTATTTTCTGATGCCCTGAGTGGCCACAGAAATGCTGGGAGACATCAAGAACAGGAGGCTGGAAGTAAGGAGGGGGATAAAACTGTCCTTTTTAATGGCTCTCCACGTTTTTATTGGATTAAGGAAACCACAGCACCAAACCCTAATAACACATATTAAAATCAGGAGCCTGGAATCCCACCAGAGCTTTTCTTAAACTCcaagagtggtttgggttggaagggaccttagagatcatctggttccaacccctGGGGCACCTCCCACGAATTTCTTCCACAAGCTGCTTTAGGAATTGAGTTTTCTTGGATCTATTAGACCAGGACTCCCTTTCTCCTCAACCAATGACCACCTCACTTGCCTGAGCTGCTTCCTGACCACCAGCAGGTTTGACCTGACAGCCAGTTGTTCCAACCATTCTGTGTCCTTCCACAAGTGTCACTCCACCAAATtatgttttctcttaattttgaggaaacaaaacagcattGAGGACAAACTGCAGTAAAATAAACTGGATCTTTTACTCCTTTGAACTCTTTCCCCAGGGATGGATTTGACTCTGTGAGATGTTTCACTcattgttggtttggggtttattttttgtcCTGGAACAGATTACAAAGATTCCAAGGAGAAGAACAAGATGGAGATCCTGTACATCCTGGTGCCAAGTGTCACCATCCCCCTGGCCATCGCCTTGCTCTTCTTCTTCATCTGCATCTGCCGCAACAACCAGAAGGCGGCGGCGCCCGCGGTGCCCCGGCAGCCCAAACACGTCAGGGGGCAGAACGTGGAGATGTCCATGCTGAGCGCCTACAAACCCAAGGTGAGCCATGGCCCTGcctccagagctgccctgggcacacagggaggggCACAATGCGAGAACCCAGTCCTGGACACAGAGGGAGGGGCACAATGCCAGAACCCAgtcctgggcacacagggaggggCACAATGCCAGAACTCAgtcctgggcacagagggagggGCACAGACTGCCAAAAACCCAgtcctgggcacacagggaggggCACAGGCTGCCAAAAACCCAgtcctgggcacacagggaggggCACAATGCCAGAACCCAgtcctgggcacacagggaggggCACAATGCCAGAACCCAGTCCTGGGCATGCAGGGAGGGGCACAGGCTGCCAAAAACCCAgtcctgggcacacagggaggggCACAGGCTGCCAAAAACCCAGTCCTGGGCACAGGCTGCCAAAACCCAATCttgggcacacagggaggggCACAGGCTGCCAAAAACCCAgtcctgggcacacagggaggggCACAATGCCAGAACCCAgtcctgggcacacagggaggggCACAGGCTGCCAGAACCCAgtcctgggcacagagggagggGCACAGGCTGCCAAAAACCCAGTCCTGGGCACAGGCTGCCAAAACCCAATCCTGGGCATGCAGGGAGGGGCACAGGCTGCCAGAACCCAgtcctgggcacacagggaggggCACAATGCCAGAACCCAgtcctgggcacacagggaggggCACAGGCTGCCAAAAACCCAgtcctgggcacacagggaggggCACAGGCTGCCAAAAACCCAGTCCTGGGCATGCAGGGAGGGGCACAGGCTGCCAAAAACCCAATCCTGGGCATGCAGGGAGGGGCACAGGCTGCCAAAAACCCAGTCCTGGGCACAGGCTGCCAAAAACTCAgtcctgggcacagagggagggGCACAGGCTGCCAAAAACTCAGTCCTGGGCATAGAGGGAGGGGCACAGGCTGCCAAAAACTCAGTCCTGGGCATAGAGGGAGGGGCACAGGCTGCCAAAAACCCAGTCCTGGGCATAGAGGGAGGGGCACAGGCTGCCAAAAACCCAGTCCTGGGCATGCAGGGAGGGGCACAATGCCAGAACCCAGTCCCTGGAGTAGAAGGGCATGGACTtaaactgtgccaggggaggtttgggttggataccaggaagaaaacaagtcttcacagagagagtgcccaggcattggaatgggctgcccagagagggggtggattctccatccctggaggtgtttaaggtgagactggatgtggcactgagtgagaatccaccacatcttgatctaccacatcttgatccaacccctctgggatcaccagcccagggcactctgtgccctgggctggtgatcccagaggggttggatcaaggttggacttgatgatctcagaggtctcttccaacccaagtgattctgtgattcctgggCACAAAGGGAGGGACAGGCATTATTTGTATAATTTCTGTCACCATTTGTatatttaatattctttctATACTTCCTATGCCTTATTGAATTGTTTAcatgatttatttattattctcATAATTGTTTCTGTGATCTACATGTTTCCTATAATTtctataatttatttaattattcttaTAATTTAGTTGCTCATGTATAGATTTTATAGATTTCCTATAAATCATACACttaattatttatataatttagtTAATTATCCGTGtgaattattaaattatttatatcaTTCCCGCTGTTTCCTATAATTTATACCATCCATTTACtagtttatattatttatagtTTATTCCTATATATTCTTTTActagtttatttatttatataatctATCTACTagtttgtattatttatttatcaatATAATTTGCTTATTTATGATTGACATACTTcctataatttatttaattattcgtagaatttatttaatcatttatatattttttatgcttCCCATAATCCACATACTTTAATTCTTTGTggcatttatttaattatttgtgtGATTTATTTAATTAGTTGTGTGATTTGCAGTTTCCTATAATTCATATAATCTATTTAagtttgtattatttatttatttctctatataatttatttatttctacaaTTTCCATACTTCCTGTGAATtgtataatttatttaattattcatCGAATTTATTTAATCATATATTTTATACGCTTCCTATAATTGATATACTTTAATTATTTACATAATTTATGTAATTAGTTACACactttatttaattatttatctgATTTCCATACTTCCtataatttatataattattCATATAATTTTCTTAATCATTTATATATTTGGTTTCCTTCCTGGAATTCATATCATTTATTTCCCAATGTACGGAATTCATTTAATTCTAGAATTTCTTTGATTATTTCTGTGATTTGCATCCTTCCCATGAGTCACAGCACGTATTTCTCATTTAtagaatttatttaattcttcaAACAATTTATTTCggtatttatataatttatatagtCCCTGGAATGTATAAATTCCTATAACTTTCCACCTAATTTGTGCTAATTCTCTATTTTCCCCCTGGGACACCCAACATTTCTCTTGCCTTTCCCAcaatagtttaaaataaaggaaataaaatcctatttttaaataatacaacCAATATTTATGTCAACTCTGGGGCAAAACACACTCAAGGCTTTGAGCTCCAACCCAGGGGGATCTTTCCTTGGCTGAAAGGGACTGTCAGCGATTCCTGCACTTGGAAGGGATTTTAATTACcttcaaaaatataattaatgaGGGTTGTGTTGTCCTGCAGCTAATGAAGGGTTGGAGGGTTGggcttccctctccctgcctcgTGTGACACTCCCTGGGACACCCTTGGGTGACAAATACCTGTCAAGGGAAACCTGAGCAGATTCCAAACTGCTCCTTTCCTGCCACAACTTCCAGAACTtcattttcctccctccttttccgCTCTTGTGGGTTCAAAGAGCCCAACCCAAGCTTGGGTCAGACAGAGGTCATTTCACTTTCATTACTGAAATATAATTTACAATATACAAGTTTTAGCCTCAAGGATTTGTGTAATATAAACCATCTGTTCCTCCACAATATCACTAATTTCCTGCCATCACTGTACAGCCTACTGGCTGCCTGCTTAAATGGctttattatcatcattatcatcattattattatgattattaaTGCAGTGTTTGTCTGAAGTGACTGGTGCAATTAGAATTAATGGCTGGTAAAATGTCCTTTCCCTGGGATTATTTTAATTGTCACTCCTTTGCCCCCATGTTGCCACTGCTGTTCCAAATGCCAACGTTGGCTGTGATTTACAAACCCCAATTTGGATCCCAAACTCGTTAGCTTTAAATTACTACCTGTGGCTTTACTGAGGACCCCAGAGGAGTTTGGATTTGGCTTTGGGTGTTACGAGCACAGATCAGGTGCCTGCTTAAATGGCTTTATTATCAtaattatcatcattattattatgattattaaTGCAGTGTTTGTCTAAAAGTCAGAAGTGACTGGTGCAATTAGAATTAATGGCTGGTAAAATGTCCTTTCCCTGGGATTATTTTAATTGTCATTCCTTTGCCCCCATGTTGCCACTGCTGTTCCAAATGCCAACGTTGGCTGTGATTTACAAACCCCAATTTGGATCCCAAACTCGTTAGCTTTAAATTGCTACCTGTGGCTTTACTGAGGACCCCAGTGGAGTTTGGGTTTGGCTTTGGGTGTTATGAGCACAGGTCAGGTGCCTGCTTAAATGGCTTTATTATCAtaattatcatcattattattatgattattaaTGCGGGGTTTGTCTGAAAGTCAGAAGTGACCGGTGCAATTAGAATTAATGGCTGGTAAAATGTCCTTTCCCTGGGATTATTTTAATTGTCACTCCTTTGCCCCCATGTTGCCACTGCTGTTCCAAATGCCAACGTTGGCTGTGATTTACAAACCCCAATTTGGATCCCAAACTCGTTTGCTTTAAATTACTACCTGTGGCTTTACTGAGGACCCCAGTGGAGTTTGGGTTTGGCTTTGGGTGTTACGAGCACAGATCAggtttatttattcatttgtgATCATTTCTTTATGGCCTGGGAGTGAATATTTGCACCCCAAAGAACGACAGAGTGTTTCAGAGTTTTGCCTTTCTGGTTTGAGCACGATCCCAGTTTTCCAGCTGATTGTCCTGCATGTTTTAGGGTGGAAcattcaggtgggaacacaaagAGTCTGGGCTGGACCTGGAAGGGTTAATAGCAAAGCCAGAGGAGAATTGGCTACAAggacataatttaaaaaaaaaaaaaaaagagggtttttttcttctataacTTTAGGCCCTGGCTCAGGAAACTCTTCAACATGGTCCTCTGAAAGTCTGGGAATTGGTTCAATTCCTGAAATTAGTCCCATTCAGTTGGAAGGACAGGAATGCCCAAGGCCAAGGGTGTAAATGCTTTTGCTGAAGTGGTTCCTGCATATATTTACATCTGATCCTCACTGTTTGTACCTGATCTTGGGGAAGGGATAAGAAATAATTCTGGATTCCTTTTTGGAGCCCAGAGCACCGAGAGAAGAAGGTGCTGTCCCCATGCTGGGATCCTGCTGTCCCTCAGGCAGGGTCTGAGGGGTGAGTGGGGTCATGGCCAAAGGGGTTTGTAATCCAGGGAGCTCCTGTGTTTGTCTGCTTGGCTTCAGCCACCTGCACCAGGAGGTCACAgatcagaatcccagactagtctgagctggaagggacccacaaggatcatcgagtccaactcagTGGCCCccagaggggattgaacccgtgACTTTGGCATTATCACAAACATACTTTACTCAAAGTTGTGTTTCCAGCCCTGTTTCCCTGACCTGTTCTTGCTGTGGTTTCTCTCCCAGAGCAAAGCCAAGGAGCTGCCCCTCTCAGCCGTTCGCTTCATGGAGGAACTGGGTGAATGCGCCTTCGGGAAGATCTACAAGGGCCACCTCTACCTCCCGGGCATGGACCACGCTCAGCTCGTGGCCATCAAGACCCTCAAGGACTTCAACAACCCGCAGCAGTGGGCGGAGTTCCAGCAGGAGGCGTCTCTGGTGGCCGAGCTGCAGCACCCCAACGTGGTGTGCCTGCTGGGCGCGGTGACGCAGGAGCAGCCCGTGTGCCTGCTCTTCGAGTACACCAACCAGGGCGACCTGCACGAGTTCCTGGTGATGCGCTCGCCGCACTCCGACGTCGGCTGCAGCAGCGACGAGGACGGCACCGTCAAGTCCAGCCTGGACCACGGCGACTTCCTGCACATCGCGGTGCAGATCGCGGCGGGCATGGAGTACCTGGCCAGCCACTTCTTCGTGCACAAGGACCTGGCCGCGCGCAACGTGCTGGTCGGGGAGCAGCTGCACGTCAAGATCTCCGACCTGGGGCTCTCCCGGGAGATCTACTCGGCCGATTACTACCGAGTGCAGAACAAGTCACTGCTGCCCATCCGCTGGATGCCCCCCGAGGCCATCCTGTACGGCAAGTTCTCCTCCGACTCGGACATCTGGTCCTTCGGGGTGGTTTTGTGGGAGATCTTCAGCTTCGGGCTGCAGCCCTACTACGGCTTCAGCAACCAGGAGGTGATCGAGATGATCCGGAAGCGGCAGCTGCTGCCGTGCTCCGAGGACTGCCCGCCCAGGATGTACAGCCTGATGACGGAGTGCTGGCACGACCTGCCGTCGCGGCGGCCGCGCTTCAAGGAGCTGCACGCGCGGCTGCGCTCCTGGGAGGGGCTGTCCAGCCACACCAGCTCCACCACGCCCTCGGGGGGCAACGCCACCACCCAAACGACTTCGCTGAGCGCCAGCCCCGTCAGCAACCTCAGCAACCCGCGCTACCCCAACTACCTGTTCCCGGCGCCGGCGCTGCCGCCACAGGGGCAGCTGGCGGGGTTCATGGGGGCGCCGCTGCCGCAGGGGCAGCGCTACATCCCCCTCAACGGGTACCCCATCCCGCCGGGCTACGCCGCCTTCCCCGCCGCCCACTACCCCGCGCAGGGCCCCGCCAGGGTGATCCAGCACTGCCCCCCGCCCAAGAGCCGCTCGCCCAGCAGCGCCAGCG of the Pithys albifrons albifrons isolate INPA30051 chromosome 10, PitAlb_v1, whole genome shotgun sequence genome contains:
- the ROR1 gene encoding inactive tyrosine-protein kinase transmembrane receptor ROR1 isoform X1, which encodes MREPRGADRPVPLLLPPLLLPLLLLLLSAGGRAEPGDTGQGANSSVGADFMPTSSWNISSELDKDSFLTLDEPMNNITTTLGQTAELHCRVSGRPAPTVRWLKNDAPVVQEPRRVSFRATPYGSRLRIRNLDTTDTGYFQCVATSGRRTVSTTGVLFVKFGPPPTASPGSSDEYEEDGFCQPYRGIACARFIGNRTVYMESLHMQGEIENQITAAFTMIGTSSHLSDKCSQFAIPSLCHYAFPYCDDTAAAPKPRDLCRDECELLENVLCQTEYIFARSNPMILMRLKLPNCEDLPQPDSPEAANCIRIGIPMADPINKNHRCYNGTGVDYRGTASVTRSGRQCQPWNSQYPHTHTFTAIRYPELNGGHSYCRNPGNQKDAPWCFTLDENFKSELCDVPACDYKDSKEKNKMEILYILVPSVTIPLAIALLFFFICICRNNQKAAAPAVPRQPKHVRGQNVEMSMLSAYKPKSKAKELPLSAVRFMEELGECAFGKIYKGHLYLPGMDHAQLVAIKTLKDFNNPQQWAEFQQEASLVAELQHPNVVCLLGAVTQEQPVCLLFEYTNQGDLHEFLVMRSPHSDVGCSSDEDGTVKSSLDHGDFLHIAVQIAAGMEYLASHFFVHKDLAARNVLVGEQLHVKISDLGLSREIYSADYYRVQNKSLLPIRWMPPEAILYGKFSSDSDIWSFGVVLWEIFSFGLQPYYGFSNQEVIEMIRKRQLLPCSEDCPPRMYSLMTECWHDLPSRRPRFKELHARLRSWEGLSSHTSSTTPSGGNATTQTTSLSASPVSNLSNPRYPNYLFPAPALPPQGQLAGFMGAPLPQGQRYIPLNGYPIPPGYAAFPAAHYPAQGPARVIQHCPPPKSRSPSSASGSTSTGHVTSLPSSGSNQEANIPLLSHVAIPNHPAGMGIAVFGGKTQKAYKVDSKQPSLLGDSMHGPGDAAMVSAEL
- the ROR1 gene encoding inactive tyrosine-protein kinase transmembrane receptor ROR1 isoform X2 yields the protein MDEYEEDGFCQPYRGIACARFIGNRTVYMESLHMQGEIENQITAAFTMIGTSSHLSDKCSQFAIPSLCHYAFPYCDDTAAAPKPRDLCRDECELLENVLCQTEYIFARSNPMILMRLKLPNCEDLPQPDSPEAANCIRIGIPMADPINKNHRCYNGTGVDYRGTASVTRSGRQCQPWNSQYPHTHTFTAIRYPELNGGHSYCRNPGNQKDAPWCFTLDENFKSELCDVPACDYKDSKEKNKMEILYILVPSVTIPLAIALLFFFICICRNNQKAAAPAVPRQPKHVRGQNVEMSMLSAYKPKSKAKELPLSAVRFMEELGECAFGKIYKGHLYLPGMDHAQLVAIKTLKDFNNPQQWAEFQQEASLVAELQHPNVVCLLGAVTQEQPVCLLFEYTNQGDLHEFLVMRSPHSDVGCSSDEDGTVKSSLDHGDFLHIAVQIAAGMEYLASHFFVHKDLAARNVLVGEQLHVKISDLGLSREIYSADYYRVQNKSLLPIRWMPPEAILYGKFSSDSDIWSFGVVLWEIFSFGLQPYYGFSNQEVIEMIRKRQLLPCSEDCPPRMYSLMTECWHDLPSRRPRFKELHARLRSWEGLSSHTSSTTPSGGNATTQTTSLSASPVSNLSNPRYPNYLFPAPALPPQGQLAGFMGAPLPQGQRYIPLNGYPIPPGYAAFPAAHYPAQGPARVIQHCPPPKSRSPSSASGSTSTGHVTSLPSSGSNQEANIPLLSHVAIPNHPAGMGIAVFGGKTQKAYKVDSKQPSLLGDSMHGPGDAAMVSAEL